Below is a window of Brassica napus cultivar Da-Ae chromosome A5, Da-Ae, whole genome shotgun sequence DNA.
tttttaaagagaatatttttaGAAGCGAGTTTTTGTAAGCTTCCACAAGGTTTTTATTTCGATTCTGGTTCCGAAGCGTCTGATGAAGCTTCCATGCAATATAGCATgtgatataaaacaaatatataatatggttaaatgtattttaaatctttattatttaatttttataaacaatttattctataaaaaatattcatcaTGCGCAGATCAAAAGCTAGTGgctattaaaattataatttttttctgagACAACTTAAAACACTGAAAAGAGTtattggaatgaagaagttcgTAAACTTTAAAAGTCGACAGATTTGTAGAAGactgttattggtttatatattttgattgatttagaaatctatatagtatttaaaaattcaagtaaaatatacaaatccGAAAGTTTTCtttcggatttgagtctttgtatttttaattaaagtatccaaacaaatccattcaaatccattataaaatcaaatatattagtaaattcgtacgattgaataacatttgatttgatatagaatttatgaatcattaaaataataatacatgattttaatatagatttaaaaatcacagaatcaataacactagatttagttcggattttcaaattcattaaaatataacaactaATAACCCCTACTGAGTAAAGTCAACAAATATTTTCTAATTcttatcaaatattttgtattgattTCTATAGATTTTTATCGATTACTATGGATTTAcatgatatattttttcaaaaaaattctccCTCGTAAGGTAACGTATACCAATCATTTCATAAATTTTCCAGAAAAATCTCGGCGTAAACcccatatatataaacatcGCTTCATTGACACAATGACACATATTCTCTTTCAGCTACATACATGTAATCCACTTCTTCACcattattttataactttttgtaTATTCAGTAGAATATGATTGTTTTCCAGCCACCATTGTTGACCATATACGATAGATTTGTGTATTATTATTCTATGTATTGTTTCATGTTTGACTTCTCTATATAACTTTGGTCACTTGATTTTGCTAGATTATGTTTACTTTTGTGTATGACTGTTTCTTTTTTATACGATTGTTCTTTGTTTATACTAACTATAGTTAGTTCTTGAATAAGATCAATGGgggataaagaaaaaaaatatagtcgACTCCGGAAGAAACAAAAGTACTATTAAATTATTTGTGGAGGAGGCAATCAAACGTGGATGGCGTGATTTTAGTGGTATAATAAACAAGGCAGcggtagaaaataaaatacaacCAACCAACCCTCAATGAAAGAGTTGGATGCCAGAAGTTCCACAAGCACTATCAAGCAGAATCAAGTTTTTGAAAAACCTATACAATAGTTATATCGATCTTCAACGTAACAGCTCTAGATTTGGATGAGATGACGAAACAAAAAGGTTTACAGCTTCTGAAGAAGTGTGGCAAGGATACTTGAAggtattctttttttcttacataAAAGTTTTGATACTatgaattttcatatttgtatttcttatGTATGTTTATGAAAATGACAGGCACATCCAAACCACCAGTTTATGCGCTATGACTCACATGAACAATTTGATGATTTGAAGATTATCTTTGATAGTACAACTACCAATGGTGGCAATTCACTTGGACTAAGTGATACTACTGATGCTAGTACTTATCTTGTTGGTGATAATCaagtgaaagaaaacttgatgtTTGGTGAAAGCAGcgatgttattttttttttttgaatgaatactaaatttattcataaaaaaaacagcCTTGTTACAACATAGTGCTTACAGTTTAATTTCAAGAATCAAACTCAAGAAAAACTCTTTACATCCTAGTAAGAAACCAATATTGCATCATCACCTCCATTCCTTTAATCCCCTTTTTCCGCAGAACACTAATCTTGTTCCTAATACTCTTGTCAAGCAATCTTTGAAGAACAGCAACATGCAACATTCTATCTCCGTGCCTGACattatttctctctctccacACACCATAAAGTACTGCTTGAAAAGAATATCTTAGACAGAAAAAACTCTTCCTTTCCCTTGACGAATCTGTTATGATATCCATAATCTCTGACCACTGATTCGTATACGAACTACCCAAGATCCCTTTCACAATGAACTCCCAAACTTGAGCCGTATACTGACACTCAAATGAGAGATGATCTCTCGATTCATGCGCAGCTTTACAGAGAACACAAGAGGTATCAATACCATGACTCCATTTTACCACTTTATCCATTGTAGATAGTCTGTTCCTTGAAGCCAACCACGCCATGAACGCAAATTTAGGAGTGGCATGGGAGAACCACACTCCTCTGGCCAAAAAACAGAGAGGACTTCCAACTCTCACCTGCTTCCAAGTTTCTTGAGTAGAAAACTTCTGCTTGTAAGCCGATTTCCCTTTCCAAAAACTTACATCTTTTACTTCTGGATCAAGCCtgctcctggtgattctcatcTCTTCCTCAAGATCATTGAGGATACTAACGcgaagtcttcttcttctcctactACTCATCAGAGCATCCTCCACAGACTCGTCTTTCCCTACACCCAGATCAATAACTCCTCTATCTCCTAACAAGTCATGAAGAACCCCTTTCTCAGACCAGTGATCATACCAAAAGGAGGTGTGTCTTCCATTTCCGAGCTCCTTCTTATAGAACAGTTTAGCCACTTCTCTTAGTTTCAACATTTTCCGCCACATCCACGACCCCACTTGCGTATTAGACTTCACAACCCAAAAATTCTTCCCTTTCAGTAGATTAGCATGGATCCACTTGCCCCATAAAGAGTCCCCCGAAAGCATTCTCCATATCAACTTAAGACCATAGACCTTATTCACTTCTCTCAAGTCTCGTATCCCTAAGCCTCCTTCACACTTCAGACAGCTTACCTCCTTCCAAGCTACCTTAGCATTAGACGACTTGAGCACTGGACCAGTCCATAGGAAGGCAGCGATGTTATTGATTTGGCTTctgttttaaaacaaaatatgaaaggTCAGGCAGAAAAACTGATCCCAAGAAAGAGATCCAGAACTGAAGCGTGCTACAATTTAGAGGAGCTACAGAATGATAACAATGATTCCATGGCACTGTGAGCAATAAGATCCTTAGTATCATACAACAAAGAGACGAGAGACAACAAAAAGAAGCTgaaaaaagagaggagaaaCTTAGACTGGAAGCGGAGCAACATGaagctggaaaaaaaaaagaaaaacaatgttTGGGATGCTATGAAAGAGATCACTAATGAtgagtaaaaatataaaaaaattgaacttcTAATTAGGGCTGgacattttatccgttaaatttgattcaatTCGTTATTCGTTTCGATTCGATCCAAAATTTCTGGATATCCGCAAACTttcgaagcaaagcaaatactaaaaaaaatatccgttaaaatcgaagcaaatcataaatatttaaattttgggaagcggatatccgatccgatccgtcaatatataaatacatatatatcttaattatatttaaagtttttaatgtataaaattatataattattattctaacatatgatttgataaagtctattcacattattacttatataaaagtattacataaaaGGAAGAGAACACATTGatgacaattataatttttttcttaagttttgtgttattataattgttaactaaattaaaaaaattacaaaatatgtagattctctacttttttaatttttatcatatatatcatggaaaaaaatattttacaaaacaaatttgtatcaaaactttaagattatttgtattaatcaaaacatatgagatatccgtaagtattcgtaaatattcgtaaatatccgcaaatatctatttattttctggATATCCATTTTTCCGAATATCCGTATTTTTCCGAAGAAaagcaaatcgaaaaattagatatccATGACATACGAAGGAAATCATAAATACCTTCAaaaacccggatatccgatccgtgccTAGGCCTACTCCCAATAACAAGAGAATTTAATagatttacaaaatcaataataCCTagactttttgaataacaaaatatttgaatgaaatttaaaagtcttcaaaccaataacaatggattttggtaagagtttataaatccaaaaaccaataacaattaattttcaaaattttataattcttttaaaattctttaaCCAATAACCCCCCAAAGTTTTAGTTGACCTTTCTTTTAAATCACAAATTTGTGTTGACCGGACCATCTTTGACACGCCGTTAAATAATTAACAGAAACTTTAAACACTGTTAATTAAAAACTCATATGGGCGATGTCTTGTTTATGTGAGTTACATTGCACCGTGGTTCAAATGGAGACGGATTGCTCCGACCTGGTGGACATGATTGCAAACCCTACCGACTGGCCGGCCTTTGCCTCCGAACTCGTCTCTTCTTCTTAGAGACGGTTTCTCGGAGCTTGGCATCACCCGCATACCCAGGACTAGGAATTTGCATGCAGATTCTCTCGCTAAGGAGGCGAGATGTAGCGGTACTCTTTTTTCCGATATAGATCAGACCCAGCCGGACAGAGCGTCTTTTCGGAACGACTCAGACCCGACTACCAATTCAAATGGGcgtcgtcaaaaaaaaaaaaaaatactgttaATTAAACGTGTGTAATCACACTGTTAAGATAAACGATAAGTTTTGCTCTATTTCTTTTGTCTGCATTTTGTATCTTTGATAATTAAACGTTTATACCCACAGAGTGAAAAGGTTCTCTACTCCAATGTGGAAGAACCTAAACACACACGCACACATAAAAATGTTAATCTTGGCCAGTGGAAATCACTAACCATCATTACTAAAGAATaaagattcattttttttaattcaaaactTAGCAGACTTTGAGGATTTAGACTAAACATTAGATATGGACTATAGGGAGCTTATTATCGATGTTGATGACCAAGAGTTCCTTCTTCATGAAGAAAAGTGTTCCACTTGGTACGTTCCTTGGAACAATAACAACAAGCGCTAGTACCGTGGCTGGTACAAAGATCTTCAAGCTGCCAaacaccaaaaacaaaacaagaaccaGTGACAACAAACGAAACTTCCATAATTGCTTTCGTTTGTCTTTGTGGAATACAGGGCAGACAAATCATAACTTTAATTATATCTTTTCTACATGATGTTCTGTAAAAATCAAGTACAAATATATCTGAAATTTTGACAGTATTTTGATCATCAATTTAAGGTGCCTCTTCACTGTGTAGTTCACGCTCGTCGTCAACATCTCTGTCATCTTCCACTCCGGCTCCCACATCTTCACTTTCAGGCGCCTCTTCAGTTACCAGGAGAGCTATGTCTTTGACTCCAATAGCAAGTGACTCATATTCTTGTCCACTTGTTTGTAGCTTGGCTGCTCCGACAGTTGCGAGCTTCAGTCCATATGTTCCTCCTCCTCTTACTTTCACCATAGAACGACAATCCTAAGAGAAGTTATCagagaaaaatagaagaaaagcatacagaaagaaggagaagaataCATCGATAGAGGGATGAGAAACAAGGAAAATAGAATTGGGGTTTATGAACTCGGGATTTTGGACAAAACCAAAACTTGTCGTTTAGTTTAACAGTGATTATACACGTTTAATTAACAGTGTCTAAAGTTTTTGTTAGCTTATTTAACGGTGTGCCTAATATTGTCCGGTCAATGCAATTTGTGATTTAAAACAACGGTCAACGAAAACTTAATGTTTTAAATTGTCTCAGAAAAAGTTCATGCTTTTAATGGCTATATTTGAAAGTTCGGGATTTTCATGACAATTTCCACGTAGTTTTATGACAAGTTGCAAATGTTAATACGAAagcataataatttattttagtgaagtaccattttttttttggaaaaagtatattgattcatttaatattaaatgtttGGTTAGTTTAACATGTGTTGTAAGATATGAGTTTATTTCAAAACTGTTTTTATTAGTATTTCCAATAAAACCAAGCTTGTAAACATGGTTAGTTGGTCTCTATTTTTTCAGATGCAGGGGTTAATGATGATATCTCAATGAACATTCACCGACTAGAAATTTTATTGTTACACGAGCTAGTCACATTTTTTTTGCATGAtgcatgaattttaattatatcCACATGATCTTACTATTAATTTGATCCAAACACAGTAGGACCATCTCAAGCCATCTGCTTAGAGAATATATGTGTGGTAGATGGTTCTAGAACTTTTGTATCAACTTTTAGTAGATGTGGATGAACGTGGAGAACATACAAGaggtgaaaaaaaaatttcaagatttCAGAATCTGCTATTCTCCTCGGGGACATAATGGAACTACAAGATTTCTTAACTAGAATCACTCGATCTtctcatatgaatttttattttgttaattttttttattccggTTTAGTTACACATATCATCTTAAGCTTGAGTAATATAATGGCAtattgacaagaaaaaaaactctctGCACAAAAAATAATCGTCATTATACACAATTTAGTGTTTGAGAAATACACTCAATCTTATTACAAATATACATAGAACAAACGAAAGTTATCGTTATATCTTCTAGAATAAACTCTAGAGTTTCGCCTCTCATGGTTGTGTATTGAATCCATGAATGATTTCATTTGAATTCGCTATGTGATTTTGAATGGTTTGACATCTTTGGAAAAGGTAATGTTTTCAAGAGTCATTGGTAAGGTTCGAAAAGctagtatgtttttttaaagaaaatttagtatatattaattgagaagtatacaatattttttttatagccACGTGTTATCActataatgattcttagaatccatagaaaaataggttggtccatctaaaaacatattttttaattttattaaactaattatcaaaTTCATTAGtagtatacaaaataatattttccattatttccttaaataaaatttacggaattacctaatatatatacaattaatgattatgaataataaagatttgataacaaattttgaatcctcccttctttcttaattttatattattaaaataaattaaaaaatcatattaaccatataataaaaaattattttttcttatatgctatattttaaattttttaaaataactataaattactataagtgttaaaagtttcatttttaaatgatttgtgatcaatggtttgaCTTTTTTTCTGTTatagcaagatacaaatgatcataaaatcgtatgaatatgaaataTCATTTCATGTATATTCAtatttaatattgtttaaaatagTCTGGTGAGACACTGTCAATTCCTCATGTTACAGCCTTTCATGTGTTGGTAAACGATTTCTGACCGCAATCCAGGTTAGGAATGAGTGCTTTGGTTTTAAACTTGTGAACCATACCGCTTTATGCCATATAGCACCTCCAGTAGTTTATGCAGAAAGTCCAACGTACCAGAAGCTGAGAAGAAGCTCGCATGAGGTAAGTTTCCAATTCTCCATTTGCACTGATCATCAGTTTCCGACTAAACTGATACTAGTGGTGAGGCGCTTTCAGAATTTTAGGAGCCATGGTTTCAGGAATTTGAAATTACCAATGTATCTCGGCGGCACGGCCGATCGTTGTAATTGTTCTGTTTGAACCTATTTCACTATCAAACCATTTCTATGCCTAAAATTTTACTGcctttgtccgtgtgtgtgtgttttttcaATGTCgctataaaatattatcataattTCTGTcaaaatctaatctattaatttagggtcttatttttatctactaataCAAGTTGTCATTAATTATTGGACTTTTCAAAAGTTTTACAATCTAATTACacactacttatataattatcatcagaTCTACTTAAACTAAAACAACTACATATTAAACTCTAATTCGGTTATCTACTAAACCAACCCTTATTAAATCAGATTGGACCTATTGGATCTGGTCAATACACGACTTTCATTATATTTATTCTTCAATATGACTCATGTGGACATCGTTTGTATACAAAttgtatttgtttcttttcagtTCCTATTGATATTTTCTTCGTACACAAACGACATGTTCTTCCATTCTTTATAATGATTATTAGATTTGTATCTGTGATATGGCATCCAAACCAAAATCACTTTCTCTTCTGTTAGAGTTACATTAACCACAATATCAAATATATCCTAATGTAAATGTTTGTATTCAGTTTACATTCCGAATAagattatatttaatattcttaaaattaaaaattgtaaaacctataaaaacgttaaaaaaaattttagaaactaatataaacttttaaaaagatttttgagGCCAAATATGTTTCAAACATATAcatattcgtttttaaaaaatctgtTAACCATAATGTTTAAGATTAGATTTTCTGTGCACAATTAAGCATGTTTAGTTTTCAATAATATGATATGataattacaatttttaaaaatgcagtgaaactcaaaattaataaattatataaaaccactattttaaaaatctattttgtaattattaaaaaaaatattttagataaattaaaaaaggttaaaattattaactattttaaaacaactattttaaaacaactatttttattatgatcaatataaaattaaaacataatcaCCTCcttaatttaaagaaaataatatcacAATTAATCTCTAAGTCAAACAACTAAATTTACATATGaattattatacattataaACTAACACCATGTACAACACATATTGTACCAGAAATCAATTCTacttgttaaaaaatattatatatatagatgtcaacaataataaatatatattatatccacTATTATTTAACACaactataaacaaaaaaaaaatgaaaattgtaTAACATAATCTGAGTTATGCATGGATGCATTTATCTGGAACCGAAGAagcaaaccaaaccaaacaaaaaaagttcaGTTCATGTCTAGATCCTACCAGTTACCTGAACTGCACggatcatatatatctaaaaccaaAGAATCGAAAGAGAACCAAAAATCGAATGGGTGTATAAATTTCcataatataatttccataattataaatattaactatttttagttttaaattaattaaataatttaaaaaatctatttaaaaaccaaaatacgTAAAATATTATTACCAAAGTATTTTTAATCCAAAGTAAAAAACTATCTGAATTATCCAAATTTTATctgaaaatctaaaaattaatatttcatttGAAATCCCAAATTTCATGACTTTATATCTGAATTAATCGAAAAATTGGTAACGAACCGAAATGAACAAGATTTGTAATTATCTCGAATACTAGTTGATACCTAACTTTATTACCCaaaccaaaaactgaaaaaaaaaaaccaaaatataactaaaccaaattttctaaatacccGAATGGATCCTAAACCTCTAGAACCGAACTGGACATGTAAACCAAGAACCAATTGCCCATAGCTAATctgaatattttttatgaaaaattgacAGCACGGGTCCGTATctagtttttaaattattattaaaaaaatccaCATACTTTTTAATCCTTATATATACTGTTGAAAACGTATGAAGACAAAACTAGTCATGAAAATTTAATGGCCcaattcaaataaaattaaacaatttatttaatttatctttaaaaagtttaagatgattttttttaaatgtatatatttattattttgaaaagaaattataattatgagtttcaacaaataaatatgcatttatttttgttttataattaaatttattctcattattttataataacataaaatatttaatgtttagtattattttataaactaaatttattttattctcttttatattgaaaattttatatattgttatattagtatacatctatatatataaatgattctTTTAGAAAAGGAACCTCACAAAGTGGGATCCACTCTGCATGTAGATAAAGCATCTTATATATTCTCAAAGTTGTTGGGAAACTTGTAGAACTATACATGTTCTAATTTGATTAAAAAGTTGTAGATGTATATTTTGGATGATTCAAGTAGCAGCTTTTGATTTgtctaaaacatatatattaataaactaggtgttttgtcgGCACATGCGAACATAATCATCttacatataattattaatacatatatttaaaaaccattatgatttaaaattttattttaagataccgacacaatatacatatatggattatttctcttcttttaaaatacattttctttttcaactattttcttatattaattATCCGTGATTTAATCTaacaactatatataaaatagacttTTCTCTattcttatgacatgtggaaggggagtttgttgacatgtccttttttttgtctttttacattttagatcatttttttttagattattgcaatttggttcactattttctaattatGCACTATCTAATACTTCTCACACTAACCATCATCATTTGAactttgataatctattttattgtccaaaaaattgcaaaatgaataaagaaataagtaaaaaatataaatgtattttaaatatttaatttattcacagctaaaaataacataaactttcgctatttattattttctattatttcattta
It encodes the following:
- the LOC125608559 gene encoding uncharacterized protein LOC125608559; this encodes MRVMPSSEKPSLRRRDEFGGKGRPVGRVCNHVHQVGAIRLHLNHGAISQINNIAAFLWTGPVLKSSNAKVAWKEVSCLKCEGGLGIRDLREVNKVYGLKLIWRMLSGDSLWGKWIHANLLKGKNFWVVKSNTQVGSWMWRKMLKLREVAKLFYKKELGNGRHTSFWYDHWSEKGVLHDLLGDRGVIDLGVGKDESVEDALMSSRRRRRLRVSILNDLEEEMRITRSRLDPEVKDVSFWKGKSAYKQKFSTQETWKQVRVGSPLCFLARGVWFSHATPKFAFMAWLASRNRLSTMDKVVKWSHGIDTSCVLCKAAHESRDHLSFECQYTAQVWEFIVKGILGSSYTNQWSEIMDIITDSSRERKSFFCLRYSFQAVLYGVWRERNNVRHGDRMLHVAVLQRLLDKSIRNKISVLRKKGIKGMEVMMQYWFLTRM